Part of the Flavobacterium sp. MDT1-60 genome, CGGCAATTAATTCTGAAATAGATTTTTGAAAAACAGGATGTTTCCAGTTTAATTTTAAATCCTCCATCGGCATCAATACAAATTTTCTGTTTTGCATTAACGGATGCGGAACCTGAAGCTTTTCTGAATCAATAATTTCATCATCAAAAACAATCAAATCAACATCTATAATTCGGGATTGATAACCTTCCTGATTGGAACGTATACGACCCAATTGTTTTTCGACTTTTAAAATCTGATTCAATATTTTGTGTGCCGATGAAGCACTATGCAACAGCAACGCACAATTATAAAAAGCATCACTTTCGAATCCCCAGGCAGGAGTTTCATATAATTTTGAAACCTGAATAACCGTTCCTACTTCCTGATGTATCAGAGCAATACAACTCTCAATATTTTCTAACCGATTTCCCTGGTTACTGCCTATAGATAAAACGATTTGATGCTGTGACTTCATAATGCAAATTAACTAAAACTATTTCAGAATTACTCACATTATTTGTCTCAAGAATCAGAAGTTTCCAATTATTTCAAACTCCTTTTTTTCTTTATTTTTCTAAATTCATTTTAAAAAAATGAAATATTATACTGAAAAATGACAATGTAAAAACAACAAATATTTCGTTAAATCATATAGGAGAACTAATTCCATTTAGTTTATATTTGTAACAAACCAACCTTTTTCACGACTTATTAAAAAAATATAATTATGAAGTTTTTAGGAAATGTAATTGCCACAGTGATTGGTATTTTTGTATTCATTATGTTGTTCTTCTTCGGAGTAATTCTAATCACAGCTATTTTTGGCGGAGATGATACAGTTTCTGTGAAAAATGATTCTGTTATCGAATTAAACTTAAAAGAAATCCAAAATGATTATGCCGGAAAATATAAAGACCCTTGGGTAACTGTTTTTTCTGAACAAAAAGGAATTGGTTTAAGCGATGTTATCAACGCTATTGAAGCGGCAAAAACAGATGATAATATTAAAGGGATTTCAATCTTAAATGATGAGTCTTCTTTAGGATTAGCTCAATATAAAGATTTAAGAAATGCACTTGAAAGTTTCAAAAAATCAGGGAAATTTGTTTGGGCTTACGCCAATACTTATTCTCAAAAAGAATATTATCTAAATTCAGTAGCTAATACAGTTTATTTAAATCCTGCGGGAGATTTAGATTTTAAAGGGCTTTCGTCTGAAGTAATGTTCTTTAAGGATTTTCAGGATAAATCAGGTATTCATATGGAAGTGATTCGTCATGGGAAATATAAAAGTGCCGTTGAACCTTTTCTAGAAAATAAAATGAGCGATGCCAATAGAGAACAGGTTACAGCACTTTTGAATTCTATCTGGACAACTGTTTCTACTGACATTTCAAAAAGCCGAAATATTCCGCTTCCGAAATTAAATGAAATTGCAAATGGTTTATTGGCAAGAACGCCTGAAATGGCAAAAAAAGAAGGACTGGTAGATATTGTTGCTTATGAAGATGTTTATCACAATGCAATCAAAAAAGCTTTAAAAGTAACAGGTGATGACGATTACAACAAAATTTCAATTTTAGATTATACACAAAATAATATCACTACAGCTTTAACCAATACTGCCAGCGACCAGATTGCGATTATTTATGCGCAAGGTGAAATTACAGGCGGAGAAGGCGATGTTAACGTAATTGGTGAAGGTGCAATGCGCCGTTCGTTACAGGAAGCCAGAAAAAATGAAGATGTAAAAGCAATCGTTCTAAGAATTGACAGCCCTGGAGGAAGTGCTTTAACTTCCGATTTAATTTGGAGAGAAATTGAGATAACTAAAAAAGTAAAACCTATTGTAGTTTCTATGGGTAATTATGCTGCTTCGGGTGGTTATTATATTGCTTGTAATGCCAATAAAATTTTTGCCGAAAGCAATACCATTACAGGTTCGATTGGAGTATTTGGAATTTTACCAAATTTTTCTCCTTTGGCTACTAAATTAGGAATCCATTCCGAACAAGTAAAAACACATGAGAATTCAGCTAATTATAGTCCATTTGTTCCTGTTGACGAAAAATTCAAAGCATTTACACTTGAAGGAGTTGAACACATTTACAACACTTTTGTAACACATGTGGCTCAAGGCCGAAAAATGACATTTGCACAAGTAGACGCCATTGCCCAAGGAAGAGTTTGGTCTGGAAGTGAGGCACTAAAAATTGGTTTGGTTGATAAAATTGGAGGATTGAATGACGCTATTGCTGAAGCCGCCAAAATTGCAAAAATAAAATCATACAGCACACAGAATTATCCTGAATATGAAAAAACATTTGGTGATCTTATATCAAATTTGCCTTTTGCACAATCTAAAGAAGCTTTTATAAAAGAAGAAATTGGCGAAGAAAACTATCTTTTGATCGAACAGGTGAAAAGATTGCAGAGACAACAAGGCGTTCAGGCAATGCTTCCTTTCGGATTAAATATTAAGTAATTCCATTCAAAAAATGAAAAAGATATTTCTAATTGTGAGCATTTTATTTTTGAGTTTTGTAAACGCTCAGGATAAAAGTGCAGTTACTTTTAAAGAATCTCCGATAATCTTAAAAATTAATACAGACCAACTTTTTGGAACATTGACAACTCCGGATTTAACAAAGAAATATCCTGTAGCCTTAATCATTGCCGGTTCCGGGCCAACAGACCGAAATGGCAATAACCCAATGATGAAAAACAATTCATTGAAAATGCTGGCTGAAGTTTTGGCAAAAAACGGAATCGCCTCATTAAGATACGACAAAAGAGGAATTGGAGAAAGCAAAGCTTCTGCCATTTCTGAACAAAGTTTGGTTTTTGAAAATTATACAGAAGATGCAAAAAGCTGGATTAATTTATTGAAACAGGATAAACGTTTTTCAGAAGTTGTTATAATCGGGCATAGCGAAGGTTCGTTGATTGGAATGATTGCCGGAGCGAAAGCAAATAAATTTATTTCTATTGCAGGTCCGGGTGAATCGGCAGATAAGCTTATCAAAACACAAATCGAATCAAAAGCGAACAAACAATTGAACGATCTTACTTTCCCAATTATTGATAGTCTGAAAAGTGGAAATAAGGTAAAAAAGGTAGATCCAATGCTTAATGCTCTTTTCAGACCTAGTATTCAACCCTATTTGATTTCATGGTTTAAATACAATCCGCAAGCAGAAATTAAAAAATTAAATGTTCCAATTTTAATTGTACAAGGAAATAACGATTTGCAAGTAACTGTAAAAGATGCCGAAACTTTATCACAATCCAATAAAAATGCTGAACTTTTGATTGTCGATAAAATGAATCATATTATGAAAATTGTTGAAGGTGACAAACAAGCGAATTTAGAAAGTTACAATAACGAAAGCTTACCTCTTTCTGAGATCATGACTACTAAGATTGTTTCATTTATTAAAAAATAATTAAGAATCATAAAACCATTAAAAATCCGTTTGATATATATAGTCAAAACGGATTTTTTAATTTTAACAAATAGCCTGTACATTCTTATGCTTTTGTGAAAAAATTATTATTAAACTCGTATAAAAAAATTATTTTTGTAACCAGTTAATAGCAACATAAACCCTCAAATCTATAAATAATTATGCTTAAGAAAATTTTAAAGATTACCGCAATTGTTCTCGTGGTATTTGTTGCGGCATTATTTGCCATCCCCTATTTTTTTAAAGATCAGATAAAAGCAAAAATTGCAGAAGCCATCAACGAAAGTGTCGATGCCAAAGTGAGTTTTGCCGATGCCGATTTAAGCTTGTTTAAAAATTTTCCTAATGCAACAGTAGGAATTGAAAAATTAGTCATTATCAACAAAGCTCCTTTTGAAGGTGATACTTTGGTTTCATTGGGTGAACTGAACCTTAAAATGAGTATCAAAGAAATTTTTAAAGGAAAAGATGAACCTTTGAACATTCAGGGAATTAGTTCTACAAATGGATTAATCAATATCATCTTCAATAAAGATGGTGTTGGTAATTTTGACATTGCTTTGAAAGACAAAAAAGAAGATACTAAAGATGACAAAAGCAAACCGCTTTCTTTAAAAATTCAGAACTACAAAATCGAGAATTTCACTTTCAGATACATTGATCAGGGTTCGAAAATTAAAATGGTAATCGACAGTTTAAATCATGAAGGCACCGGAGATTTTACCAATTCAAAATTGGATTTAACGACAAAATCTACTGCAAAAGTATCTTTGGATATGGATAAAATCAATTACATGAAAAATGTAAAACTGACTTTAGACGCTGTTTTAGGAATTGACTTAGAAAAAAGCAAATATACTTTTAAAGAGAATAAAGCTTTAATTAACCAATTGCCTTTAGAATTTGACGGATTTATTCAAATGGTTGATGCTGGTCAGATTTATGATTTGAAATTTAAAACTCCAACCTCATCTTTTACCAACTTCTTGGGGTTAATTCCTTCAGCTTATGCTTCTGGTTTAGATGGTGTAAAAACAACCGGAGACTTTACTGTTGCTGGTTTCGCAAAAGGAGAATTAACAGATACTACGGTTCCTAAATTCAATATTGCAATTGCATCAAATAATGCATCATTTCAATATCCAAACTTGCCAAAATCGGTTCAGAATATTGTAATTGATACTAAAATCATCAATGAAACCGGGATTCTAAATGACACCTACGTTAATTTAGATAAACTTTCATTCCGAATTGATCAGGACGTTTTTAGCGCTAAAGCGAATATTAAAAACATAACGGTAAATCCATACGTAAATGCAGCTTTAAAAGGAACTATCAATTTAGCTAACCTTTCAAAAGCGTATCCAATAAAAATAGACAAACCTTTGGCAGGTATTTTAAAAGCGGATGTTACTACAGAATTTGATATGGCTTCGGTAGAAAAAAGCCAATATGAAAACATTAAAAATGCCGGAACTATGAGTTTATCAGGATTTAAATATACTGATGAAAACAATAAGTCAATGAACATTAGCACAGCTTTGGTTGAGTTTAATCCGAGTAAAATCAACTTAAAACAATTTAATGCGACTACAGGAAAATCTGATATTGCGATCAACGGAGTTTTGGAAAATTTCTACGGTTTTATGTTTAAAAAACAAGAATTGAGAGGGAACTTCAATATGAGTTCTAACCAATTGGCTGTTGACGATTTTATGACCCAAGGTGAACCTGCAACAGAAAAAACCGCAGCAAAACCAACTGAAGCAATGAAGATTCCAGCTTTCTTAAATTGTACTTTGAATGCAAAAGCAAACACTGTTTTATATGACAATTTAAAACTAAAAGACGTTTCCGGAAAATTGATTATTAAAGATGAAAAAGCATTTTTACAAAACTTCAAAACATCAATCTTCGGAGGAACAATTGGTTTAACAGGAGCGGTTTCTACAAAAGAAAAAGTACCCACTTTTGATATGAATTTAGGGTTTAATCAGGTTGATATTGCACAGACATTTACGCAATTAGAAATGATGAAAAAAATTGCACCAATAGCAGGAATCATCAACGGAAAATTGAATTCGACAATTAAACTAAATGGAAATTTAGATGCTAATGAATTAACTCCGGACCTGAAATCAATTTCAGGAGATTTGTTAGGGCAATTACTTTCGACTACCATAAATTCTAAAAACTCAACTTTATTGAATGCTTTAGGTTCGAATATTAAATTCATTGATATGAATAAGGTGAATTTGAACGATATTAAAGCGGCATTAACTTTTGACAACGGAAAAGTAAATGTAAAACCATTTGACATCAAATATCAGGATATTAAAATCACAGTTGGCGGAACTCATGGTTTTGATCAAACGATGAATTACAACTTAAAATTAGATGTTCCTGCTAAATATTTAGGAAGTGAAGCTAATGCGTTTCTAGCTAAAATGTCTCCTGCAGACCAGGCAAAACTGCAAAACATTCCGATTAACGCGATGATTACAGGAAACTTTTCTAATCCGAAAGTTTCAACAGATATGAAAAGTGCTGTTAGCAGTTTAGCTTCGCAGGTTGCAAATCAGCAAAAGGAAAAATTAACTCAAAAAGGTACATCAGCGCTTAATGATTTGATTAATAAAAACACCAAACCGAAAGATACAACGCAAGCTGCAAAAACAGAAAAAGAGCAAAAAACTCAGGAAACGACTAAAAAAGCAAGCGATTTAATAAATGGTTTGTTTAAGAAGAAAAATTAAAAGAAAAAAAAGGCATCCTATAACGGATGCCTTTTTTTTCTTTCAACTGATATCTTGTTATATCGCATTTGAATAAATATTTAATTTTCCATTATTCAAAATTGAATTTATTGTTTTTAAATAATCCTTACTTGTATATAAATTAACATCTATTCCAATACTGCAATTATCATAAGGCTCATATTTTTTTAGGTTTGAAACAGAAAACAATCCTATTGTTGGAGTCTGTACAGCACTTGACAAATGCATAATACCACTATCTGCACCAATAAATAAATCAGTATTGGCAATTACAGATCCTATTTCGCGAATATCTTTACTATAAAATGTTGGAGCTTTAAATCCTATTTGCGAAACATTCTCTACAGGCAAAATTTCAATGATATTATAGTTTTTATATTCTTTTGTAAGTTCTGTATAAAAATTATCCCACCATTCCTCTGATAAACATTTTTCTCCGGTTGCATAGGTAAATATGCAAATTGTTCTTTTATCATCTTTTATCAGGTCATTCAAAACTTTCTTGCCTTCAGCTATTTCAGCAGAAGACAATTTAAGATCTAATGGAGGTATAATTTTGTTTCTTTTTGGAAATCTAAGCTTGGTTAAATAATTACGGAAGTTATAAACGGGATATTTTGCGATATGGGCATAATCCTTTTTTATAAATAGAGTTTCTTCATTTGAATCTCCATAGAATTTATATTTAGCATTTGAAAATTGAACCGCTAAACGTCCTGAAGAAGAATTTTGATCGACATTGATCGCCATATCATAATTTTGTCTTTTTATCGAAACCCATACATTAAGGTATTTCAGCAAATTTTTAAACGGCTTTTTAGGCAAATCAATTACTTTATCAATGCTTTCATAATTCTCAAAGATTATTGGAGCTAATGTTCCCTTAACAAACAAATCGACTTTACAATTTGGAAATATATCGGTGACTTCCTGAATAAGAGGAGTAATCAATAATAGATTTCCTAATCTTCCATTTGGTCTACAGATAAGGATTCTTTTTATTGCCGCTTTATCAGCTAAAATAATATCGCTTTGTAAGCTTGCTTTTCCAATATTCTTAGTAACACTGCGCATTAAACTGCGCCTAAAAACATTTACTTTTTTTAAAATACCCATCTTATCGAATAACTTAAAGTATTATTAAATCTTCATTTAAATTCAAAAAAAACAAAGTTTGAACTAATTCAAAACTAGACTCTATTTTTTTCTAAATGTAAATTCTTTGATTAAACAATTATTACAAAATTGTAAGCAAATGTTTCAATATTTACATCTTGAAAGAGAAATAAAAATACAAAAAATATTATTCAAACAACAAAATACTAGACAGTTAACCAATACAAATAGACGAATACCTAATAAATCTAGACGTTTATTGTAACGACATAACCTTCTGAACCACGAACATTAAAAACTGTTCCGTCTTCGAAAATTAAATACTGGCCTTTAATTCCAACTAATTTTCCACTGAAAGTAGGCGTCTTGTCTAAGTTTAAACTGGCAATTTTAGCCGGGTAACTTACAACCGGATAATTCAATTCAAATAAATCGTCGCTTTTTGTACAAAAATACTCCTGAACTTGTAGTGGAAGTAAACTTTCGACTTTTGCTTTTTCAGCAATCAGGTCAAAGGCAATTTCAGTGTCCTGAAGCATTTTTCTCCAATTGGTTTTGTCCGTATAATGATTTTTTAAAGAGACTTCGGTAATTCCGGCCAAATATCGATTTGGAACCTCGACAATAGCAATAGCACGGGTTGCGCCCTGATCAATCCATCGGGTTGGAATCTGGGTTTTGCGTGTTACTCCCACTTTTATCTCGGTTGACAAAGCCAAATAAACGATATGAGGCTGTAATTGTACTTTTTCTTCATAAGCTAAATCACGATCTGCAATACCCAAATGAGCCGTACTCAATTCTGGTCTCATAATCCAATCACCCACAGCCGGACTTGAATAAAAGCAATCATAACAAAAACCCTGTCTATAGATCTTTTTCTTTTTACTACAATTCAAACATTGAAAACCGGTACAATTGATTTCGATCTCCTTATTCAATAACTGGTTCATACTAAGAAAACTGTCCTCAAAAACCAGATAATACTGAATAGGATTCCCGATTTCTGTCTGCATTTTTGTAAGTACACCTTGATATGTCATTGTATTTTAGATTGCTGATTTTAGATTTTAGATTTGCTCAGGATAGTGAACTTTTATTGTTAAAATTCCACTTCCGAACTGGAATCTTTACTTTAAATAGAATTGTTTTTTACAAAAAAAGACTATTTTTGATACAAAGGCAAAGTTAATCTTTGTCTAATGATATTCAAATTTTAAATTCTTGATTTTTACAATAACACAAAATCAGTAATCTAAAATCAACAATCTAAAATCTAAAATTATTCATGCCCGTATCAATCATTAACTCTTTCGCATCCTGGGTCCTGAAACAAAGGATACATCAAATAGAACTTTTTCTAAAATACCCGAATGAAGTTCAGGAAGAGCTATTGCATAATTTATTGACCTCCTCAGAAAATACTGTTATAGGAAGAAAATATGATTTTGCATCGATCAATTCCTACCAGACATTTACTGAAAGAGTACCAATTGCTACGTATGAAGAATTACAACCTTTAATTGAGCGAACACGCCAGGGTGAACAGGGTGTTTTTTGGGAAACCCCAATAAAATGGTTTGCAAAATCGAGCGGAACAACCAATGCCAAAAGTAAATTTATCCCGGTAAGCAATGAAGCTTTAGAAGATTGTCATTATAAAGGAAGTAAAGATTTGCTTTGTTTGTATTTGAATAATAATGAAGATTCTGAATTGTTTTTAGGGAAAAGTCTTCGTCTGGGAGGAAGCTCTCAAATTTACGAAAACAACAATACTTTCTTCGGAGATTTGTCAGCGATATTAATAGAAAACATGCCTATTTGGGCTGAATTTAGCAGTACGCCAAGCAGTAAAACTTCGTTGATGAGTGAGTGGGAAGCTAAAATTGCCGCTATCATAAATGAAACTAAAACCGAAAACGTGACCAGTTTTGCCGGCGTTCCATCATGGATGCTCGTTTTAATGAATAGGGTTTTAGAAGATACCGGAAAAGGTAACCTGCTTGAACTTTGGCCAAATCTGGAAGTCTACTTTCATGGTGGCGTAAGTTTTTCTCCTTATAAAGAACAATACAAGAAAATTCTGCCTAGCAAAGATTTTAAATACTACGAAATATACAATGCTTCTGAAGGTTTTTTTGCCATTCAGGATTTAAATAATTCCAGTGATTTGTTACTGATGCTGGATTATGGTATTTTCTACGAATTTATTCCGATGGACACTTTTGATACTCCAAACCAAAAAGTAATTCGCTTAGCCGATGTTGAATTGAATAAAAACTACGCTATTGTAATTACCACCAACTCTGGTTTATGGCGTTATTTGATTGGAGATACGATTCGTTTTACCTCTTTAAATCCGTACCGAATTAGAGTTACAGGAAGAACCAAACATCATATTAATGTTTTTGGGGAAGAATTAATGGTAGAAAACACGGATCAGGCAATTGCCAAGGCTTGCCAGATTACTCAAACTGAAGTTATCGATTATACGGTTGCTCCTATTTTTATGCAGGATAAAGAAAAAGGTGCACACGAATGGATGATCGAATTCAAGAAAAAACCAGCTGATGTTGGTCTTTTTCAAAAAGTTCTCGATGAAACTTTACAAACTTTAAATTCAGATTACGAAGCCAAGCGCCAAAACAATATGACATTAAATCCTTTAGTGATTAATGTCGCGCGTGAAAATTTATTTTATGATTGGTTAAAGGAAAGAGATAAATTGGGAGGACAACATAAGATTCCGAGACTTTCGAATCAGAGGGATTATTTGGAGCAGTTGAAGGAGATGTAGGTTTTAAACACAGATTTCACGGATTTTCACAAATCTAACTTTTAGAAAATCTGTAAATCTTAATTATATCCCTCCAGCTAAAGCAGGAGGCAATTCAGTCCTAACTTCTTTTAAATTTTTTTACTTCTTGTAAAAACGATAACTCCACTAAACCGCATGAGGGATAGCAGTGGAAATCCTTTTTGTCCGCCGCGGCGGACAAAAAGATTACTTCGTCAGTTCGCTATCGCTCGTGCGGAACGGATAGCCCGACCCGCCTTTTTCGGCGGGACATGCCCATAAAAAAACCTTAATTCAGAACATGAATTAAGGTTTTGTTTTTTATTTTGATTGTCGAGCTACTTGCGAGGATTTGCTTCGCCTGTCGCTATCGCTCGAGTCTCTTCCGTCGAAATGACAAAAATACTGTGAAATTGATTATTACATCATATCAATATACCTATCGTGATATCCTAAAAGGTATAAAACACCATCAAGACCAAGGCTTGAAATTGATGTAGAAGCACTTTCTTTTACTTTGGGTTTGGCGTGAAAAGCGATTCCGAGGCCAGCTAAGTTTAGCATTGGTAAATCGTTGGCGCCATCGCCAACTGCGATCGTTTGATTGATGTGAATTCCTTCTTTTTCGGCAATGGCTTTTAAGTGTTCGGCTTTCTTTAAACCATCGACAATATCTCCTATATATTTTCCGGTTAGTTTACCGTCTTTAATTTCTAATTGGTTGGCATGAACGTAATCGATACCTAATTCTTTTTGCAGATATTCTCCAAAATAGGTAAATCCTCCAGACAAAATAGCGGTTTTGTAACCGTAATATTTTAACGCTTTCATTAAACGATGTGCACCTTGCGTTATCGGTAAATTTTCGGCTACTTTTTGTAAAACTTCTTCACTCAAACCTTCCAACAACGCCATGCGCTGTTTGAAACTTTCGTTGAAATCTATTTCGCCGTTCATGGCTGATTCAGTGATTGCTCTTACCTGATCTCCTACTCCATTTAGTTCTGCCAATTCGTCGATTACTTCAGTCTGAATTAAAGTCGAATCCATATCGAAGCAAACCAAACGTCTGTTTCTTCTGTAAATATTGTCTTCCTGAAATGAAATATCGACATTTAAAGTTCTGGAAATCTCCATAAAACTGGCTGTCATCAGGATCTTATTTACAATTTCGCCTGTTACAGACAATTGTATACAAGAACGCGGATATTCTTCAAGATCAACGACAGAAGTTCTGCCTGTCAATCGGATAATCGAATCGATATTTAGGTTTTGGTCTGACATTATTTTAGTCACGGCAGCCAATTGAGACGCTGCGAGTTTTTCGCCTAAAATATTGATAATGTAGCGTTGTTTCGATTGTGATTTTACCCATACTTCATAATCTTCAATAGAAATTGGAATAAACTTAACTTTAATTTCTAATTCGTAAGCTTTAAACAACAAGTCTTTTAAAACAGGTGCAGAAGAAGAACCGGCTTCAATCTCGAATAAGATCCCTAAAGAAAGCGTGTCATGAATATCGGCCTGACCAATATCTAAAATATTAGCATCATATGTCGCCAATACAGCTGTTAAACCTGCTGTAACCCCTATTTTATCGTGTCCTGAAACTTTTAATAAAATAATCTCTTTATCTTCTATTGCCATTTTATGCTTATTGTTTTGAAGCGACAAAAATCGGCAATCTATCCTTGATAAAAAAGAATAATGTTTGTTTTTTTATAAACAAAAAGTACATAATCATGTGCTTTTTGAATTAATTTAACAATTATGTCCCGGTATTAAAATAACCTAACTTTTTTATTACTTATTAGGTTCATTCACATCGAAATTCACCATCCAATTGACACCAAACTTATCGGTAAACATTCCGAAATAAGCTCCCCAAAAAGTGTTGTCCATAGGCATGAAAACATTTCCACCTGCTGAAAGTCCGTTGAAAATTCTATCTGCTTCTTCCTTGCTTTCGACATTAACTGAAACAGAAAAGTTTCCTCCAAATTTCACATCTCCGGATTGTTCACTACTGTCGCTTCCCATTAAAATACTGCCTCCAATTGGTAATGAAACGTGCATTATTCGGTTGGCATCTTTTTCTGAAAATTCAGCGCAGCCTCCGTTTTCGGCAGCCGGCATATCTTTAAATTTTCCGATGTACGGAAATTCTCCTCCAAAAACTGATTTGTAAAACAGAAATGCTTCCTCGCAATTTCCGTTAAAAATTAAATAAGGGTTTACTGATGTTGCCATGATATTTTGTTTTTTTGTTTGTTGTTATTAATCTATATTCTTTGTTCTATTTTCTATTCTCTTGCCTCTATTTTCTTTCTTCTATTTTCTTTCTTCTATTTTCTTTCTTCTATTTTTCAGAAAGCTCTTTTACTGTTTCCAATCCTTTCGGGAAAGCTTCTTTAAAATAATCGATATATTTTTCGACTACATCAACCTGAGCAACCAAATCTGTAAACTCGTCGTCTGATGTTAATCGATACGTTTCCATAGCGCCACTCCACTTTAATGTTTCGTCGTCGATAGGCAATTCCTTGAAATCTTTTATTTCTCCTAAATGCTTAAAAGCCATATATTCATTTGGAATTTTCTTTTCGATAATACTATTCATTCCTTCTCCGTTTGGAGACATGAAATGTATTTTATCACCTTCATTCCAATCACTTACTGCATAAGATCCTTCGCAAAAAGCTCCTGTCCATTTTTTATACGTTTCGTCATCCCATAAAACGGACCAAACTTTTTCTACAGCAGCTTTAATTCTAATTTTAAATTCTAATGTTTCAATTGTTTCCATAAACTATGATAATTTACTAAAATCCATGTATAAAGCATTCCAACGATGACCGTCTAAATCGGCGAAAGCACAGCCGTACATCCAGCCCTGGCTTTCAGCGGGCAAAGCAAAAACATTTCCTCCTGCTTCTGATGCCTTTTTCGCTAATTCATCAACTTCTTCCTTACTTTCTGCATCAATTGAAATCAAAATCTCTGAACTCGATTGTGTATCCGTCAATTTGTTTTGAGAAAAACTGGCAAATAATGACTCTTCAAAAAGCATTACAACAAATTTCCCTTCGCCAACCACCATGCAAGTTGAGCTTGGCGTGTCATGTTCTTCATTAAAAGAGAATCCTATTTTCGAAAAAAAAGCTTTTGATTTTGCCACCTCTTTTACCGGCAAATTCAGCCATATTTGTTTTGTC contains:
- a CDS encoding GH3 auxin-responsive promoter family protein, whose amino-acid sequence is MPVSIINSFASWVLKQRIHQIELFLKYPNEVQEELLHNLLTSSENTVIGRKYDFASINSYQTFTERVPIATYEELQPLIERTRQGEQGVFWETPIKWFAKSSGTTNAKSKFIPVSNEALEDCHYKGSKDLLCLYLNNNEDSELFLGKSLRLGGSSQIYENNNTFFGDLSAILIENMPIWAEFSSTPSSKTSLMSEWEAKIAAIINETKTENVTSFAGVPSWMLVLMNRVLEDTGKGNLLELWPNLEVYFHGGVSFSPYKEQYKKILPSKDFKYYEIYNASEGFFAIQDLNNSSDLLLMLDYGIFYEFIPMDTFDTPNQKVIRLADVELNKNYAIVITTNSGLWRYLIGDTIRFTSLNPYRIRVTGRTKHHINVFGEELMVENTDQAIAKACQITQTEVIDYTVAPIFMQDKEKGAHEWMIEFKKKPADVGLFQKVLDETLQTLNSDYEAKRQNNMTLNPLVINVARENLFYDWLKERDKLGGQHKIPRLSNQRDYLEQLKEM
- the serB gene encoding phosphoserine phosphatase SerB — its product is MAIEDKEIILLKVSGHDKIGVTAGLTAVLATYDANILDIGQADIHDTLSLGILFEIEAGSSSAPVLKDLLFKAYELEIKVKFIPISIEDYEVWVKSQSKQRYIINILGEKLAASQLAAVTKIMSDQNLNIDSIIRLTGRTSVVDLEEYPRSCIQLSVTGEIVNKILMTASFMEISRTLNVDISFQEDNIYRRNRRLVCFDMDSTLIQTEVIDELAELNGVGDQVRAITESAMNGEIDFNESFKQRMALLEGLSEEVLQKVAENLPITQGAHRLMKALKYYGYKTAILSGGFTYFGEYLQKELGIDYVHANQLEIKDGKLTGKYIGDIVDGLKKAEHLKAIAEKEGIHINQTIAVGDGANDLPMLNLAGLGIAFHAKPKVKESASTSISSLGLDGVLYLLGYHDRYIDMM
- a CDS encoding VOC family protein — encoded protein: MATSVNPYLIFNGNCEEAFLFYKSVFGGEFPYIGKFKDMPAAENGGCAEFSEKDANRIMHVSLPIGGSILMGSDSSEQSGDVKFGGNFSVSVNVESKEEADRIFNGLSAGGNVFMPMDNTFWGAYFGMFTDKFGVNWMVNFDVNEPNK
- a CDS encoding SRPBCC domain-containing protein, with translation METIETLEFKIRIKAAVEKVWSVLWDDETYKKWTGAFCEGSYAVSDWNEGDKIHFMSPNGEGMNSIIEKKIPNEYMAFKHLGEIKDFKELPIDDETLKWSGAMETYRLTSDDEFTDLVAQVDVVEKYIDYFKEAFPKGLETVKELSEK
- a CDS encoding VOC family protein yields the protein MTKQIWLNLPVKEVAKSKAFFSKIGFSFNEEHDTPSSTCMVVGEGKFVVMLFEESLFASFSQNKLTDTQSSSEILISIDAESKEEVDELAKKASEAGGNVFALPAESQGWMYGCAFADLDGHRWNALYMDFSKLS